The following are encoded together in the uncultured Sphaerochaeta sp. genome:
- a CDS encoding ABC transporter ATP-binding protein — translation MDTVVEFRHITKRFPGIIANNDISLSVKEGEILAILGENGAGKSTLMSMLFGMQTPDEGEILIRGKEEHISSPLVANELNIGMVHQHFMLVENQSITENIIMGIEPKKKYLGLFPYVDVQSSNEKVRELSKHYQLEVNPEDIIEDLPVSTRQRVEILKMLYRNAEILIFDEPSAVLTPQEIESLLGIIKNLRESGKTIILITHKLDEIKRIADRCAILCKGKLVGILDVPTTTTQEMSALMVGRDVSLTLTSTEHTQGAEALRVEGLTVETDDHIRKVDKVSFSLHRGEVLAIAGVAGNGQVEIADAIAGLIPLKEGSITLDEQDITAHTVRQRIEAGVAYIPEDRHSVGLVLDFPLRENLCLKQYYQEPYSNSHGVLQQQEMDALATELISSFDIRSGSGATTLARSMSGGNQQKAIIAREINLQANVLMFVQPTRGLDVGAIETIHKKIDELRAQGKAILLISLELDEIMELADTILVLYNGRKQTIKPASTMTKLEVGEYMMGVHVEKA, via the coding sequence GTGGACACGGTGGTAGAATTTAGACACATTACCAAACGATTTCCCGGGATCATTGCAAACAATGACATCTCCCTTTCTGTCAAGGAAGGAGAAATATTAGCAATTCTCGGAGAGAATGGTGCTGGCAAGTCGACATTGATGAGCATGCTCTTCGGTATGCAGACACCTGATGAAGGGGAAATCCTGATCAGGGGTAAGGAAGAGCATATCTCCAGTCCACTTGTTGCAAATGAATTGAATATTGGCATGGTACATCAGCATTTCATGCTGGTGGAAAACCAGAGCATTACAGAAAACATCATCATGGGAATAGAACCAAAGAAAAAATATCTTGGACTCTTTCCCTATGTAGATGTACAGTCTTCAAACGAGAAGGTTCGTGAACTGTCGAAGCACTACCAATTGGAAGTAAATCCAGAAGACATTATCGAGGACCTTCCCGTATCGACACGCCAACGTGTTGAGATACTCAAGATGCTCTACAGAAATGCAGAAATCCTCATTTTCGATGAACCAAGTGCAGTTTTAACCCCACAGGAGATAGAATCCTTGTTGGGCATCATCAAAAATCTCAGGGAAAGCGGAAAAACCATCATCCTCATCACCCATAAATTGGATGAAATCAAGAGAATTGCCGATCGTTGTGCAATTCTCTGTAAAGGAAAACTGGTTGGTATACTTGATGTACCCACTACCACCACACAGGAAATGAGTGCCTTGATGGTGGGACGAGATGTTTCCCTTACCCTTACCTCTACTGAGCATACCCAAGGAGCAGAAGCTCTTCGTGTTGAAGGGCTTACAGTAGAAACGGATGACCATATTCGAAAAGTTGACAAGGTTAGTTTCTCCCTCCATAGGGGGGAAGTACTCGCTATTGCAGGGGTTGCAGGCAATGGTCAGGTTGAGATTGCAGACGCCATTGCAGGGCTCATTCCTCTAAAAGAAGGTTCTATAACGCTTGATGAGCAAGATATCACCGCTCACACCGTCCGCCAGCGTATTGAGGCAGGAGTTGCCTACATACCTGAAGACAGACACTCTGTTGGTCTGGTGCTCGATTTTCCTCTCCGTGAAAACCTCTGCCTGAAACAATATTACCAAGAACCGTACAGCAACTCACATGGTGTGCTGCAACAACAGGAGATGGATGCACTCGCTACCGAGCTTATCTCCTCTTTTGATATCCGTAGTGGTTCAGGTGCCACCACCCTTGCTCGAAGTATGAGCGGGGGAAATCAGCAGAAAGCCATTATCGCACGTGAGATCAATCTACAGGCAAACGTATTGATGTTTGTGCAACCTACTCGTGGGTTGGATGTAGGAGCAATTGAGACTATACATAAAAAAATTGATGAACTTAGGGCGCAGGGCAAGGCAATTTTGCTCATCTCCTTGGAACTGGATGAGATTATGGAGCTTGCTGACACGATTCTCGTCCTCTACAACGGAAGAAAGCAGACGATAAAGCCAGCATCAACAATGACCAAGCTTGAGGTTGGAGAGTATATGATGGGGGTACATGTTGAAAAAGCCTAA
- a CDS encoding S-methyl-5'-thioinosine phosphorylase, protein MQHRRKAIIGGTGVGSLANLEGPFLVETMYGNVEMYHFTLAGEDILFLPRHGKAHNTPPHAINYRAQMKALQQEGITHIYALLTSGSMNDSIQEGSLVVIEDFLDFTTGRNKTFFDGHDNKVAHVDMSDPYCNNLRSLFIEAAEEANIPIHTQGVYVCTEGPRFEGKTEIAMFQKCGGTLVGMTGIPEMFLAKELGMCYAAIGLISNMACGLKGENLAHIDHGQRIAQAKESALQIISNIFTTKPLKKNLCDCSTAVLHL, encoded by the coding sequence ATGCAGCATCGTAGAAAAGCAATCATCGGAGGAACTGGAGTTGGATCACTGGCCAACTTGGAAGGACCTTTCCTTGTAGAAACAATGTATGGGAATGTAGAGATGTACCATTTTACCCTTGCAGGGGAGGATATTCTTTTCCTTCCACGCCATGGGAAAGCACACAATACCCCTCCTCATGCCATCAATTACCGAGCTCAGATGAAGGCACTTCAACAGGAAGGAATTACCCATATATATGCATTGCTCACTAGTGGTTCGATGAATGATTCAATTCAGGAAGGATCCCTGGTGGTTATTGAGGACTTTCTCGATTTTACCACTGGTCGCAACAAGACCTTTTTTGATGGCCATGACAATAAAGTTGCTCATGTTGACATGAGTGACCCTTATTGCAATAACCTGAGATCGCTGTTCATAGAAGCTGCAGAAGAAGCAAACATACCCATCCATACCCAAGGGGTGTACGTCTGCACGGAAGGTCCTCGATTTGAGGGCAAAACAGAGATTGCCATGTTCCAGAAATGTGGAGGAACTTTGGTCGGCATGACAGGTATTCCGGAAATGTTCCTAGCCAAAGAACTGGGAATGTGCTATGCCGCTATCGGCCTTATCTCGAACATGGCTTGTGGTTTGAAAGGTGAGAATCTTGCACACATCGACCACGGCCAAAGGATTGCCCAGGCGAAGGAGTCTGCCTTGCAGATCATCAGCAACATTTTTACGACAAAACCATTGAAGAAAAACCTTTGTGACTGCTCCACTGCAGTCCTTCATCTATAA
- a CDS encoding GGDEF domain-containing protein: protein MILIGYTSKGALMSQGIIIQNVYHFLFFLVMCYAWIISKRQVPGIGYWTLNLFLYTIGLILQMVFVQTGLQFSRIIANLMLFSGGLFFYFGFAHYTARPVHWKICYVLILSMIISSLTEIFLSLPLEIFIIINAIYFLAIIALYYTVFIPNFSGWFGSLMVILCVIYTILAGTQIYRIITTLENIIHGNPSINGFDLTGYAMTAVVNRLMLYIVNFIVLLLVYKKLLHDLQTQVENQKTLSLHLKNLAEHDELTTLYNRRTIEQLISLYVPKKQDSTIAFLFMLDIDYFKDLNDAYGHQCGDVVLQHTAQGLSSLLEEQDLLGRWGGDEFLLLVVRRDKDAIAPLLQGMKDMMRDICKQYPNTQGCSLSGGFTLLTTDDTLDSAIQRADALLYQAKEAGRNRIIGNLTGDSE from the coding sequence ATGATTCTGATAGGATATACGAGCAAGGGAGCATTAATGTCGCAGGGAATCATCATCCAAAATGTGTATCACTTCTTGTTTTTTTTGGTCATGTGCTATGCATGGATAATTTCAAAACGACAGGTTCCAGGAATTGGTTATTGGACGCTCAATTTATTTCTTTACACAATCGGCCTGATATTACAGATGGTGTTTGTACAAACAGGACTCCAGTTCTCCAGAATTATTGCCAATCTGATGCTATTCAGTGGAGGGCTGTTCTTTTACTTCGGTTTCGCTCATTATACGGCACGTCCAGTTCACTGGAAAATTTGCTACGTATTGATACTTTCCATGATTATTTCCTCCCTCACTGAGATCTTTCTTTCACTCCCCTTGGAAATTTTCATTATTATCAATGCAATCTATTTCCTTGCAATTATCGCCCTCTATTATACAGTTTTTATCCCAAATTTTTCTGGTTGGTTCGGGTCACTCATGGTGATATTGTGTGTGATTTACACCATCTTGGCAGGTACTCAGATCTACAGGATTATTACCACACTCGAGAATATCATCCATGGCAACCCCTCTATCAATGGATTCGATCTTACGGGATATGCCATGACAGCGGTCGTCAATCGATTGATGCTCTATATAGTCAATTTTATAGTCCTCCTACTGGTCTATAAGAAGTTATTGCATGATCTCCAAACGCAAGTAGAAAACCAAAAGACCCTTTCTTTGCATCTCAAAAACCTTGCCGAACATGATGAACTTACTACCCTCTATAATCGTCGTACCATTGAACAACTCATCAGTCTCTATGTACCTAAGAAACAAGATAGTACTATCGCATTTCTCTTTATGCTTGATATTGATTATTTCAAGGACCTGAATGATGCCTACGGACATCAGTGTGGCGATGTCGTATTGCAGCATACTGCACAAGGTTTGTCTTCACTGCTTGAAGAACAAGACCTTTTGGGTCGTTGGGGTGGTGATGAGTTCTTGCTGCTGGTGGTAAGGAGGGACAAGGACGCAATTGCACCTCTTTTACAAGGAATGAAAGATATGATGCGCGATATTTGCAAGCAATATCCAAATACACAGGGATGTTCCCTAAGCGGAGGCTTTACCCTGCTTACGACTGATGATACGCTGGATAGTGCCATACAGCGTGCAGATGCCTTGCTCTACCAAGCAAAGGAAGCAGGACGAAACCGTATCATTGGTAACCTGACAGGAGATTCAGAATGA
- the mtnA gene encoding S-methyl-5-thioribose-1-phosphate isomerase, whose amino-acid sequence MPTTIPVYLQHDPVKLVLLDQTKLPIAEEFLYLDTRQSIFEAIKKLRVRGAPAIGIAAAYGIYVCLSQKEYQSLEDMEQDMKELTEYFASSRPTAVNLFWALDRMNKTFNELRIKPGSKQTDILASLLQESNTIFNEDQEMGKAIGMHGLSLFDKRKQWGVMTHCNAGGLATSGYGTALAPLYLGHEQGYQFKVYSNETRPLLQGSRLTAYELAKGGLDVTVLCDNMVSLVMKEKKIDAVIVGADRIAANGDTANKIGTSGVAILARYYNIPFYVAAPSSTFDTSTETGSDIVIELRDGDEVINGFGKRTGPKDAQVYNPAFDVTDASLITAIITEKGIIESPTAEKIRNHLSK is encoded by the coding sequence ATGCCTACTACTATCCCTGTTTACTTGCAACATGATCCAGTTAAGCTCGTTTTGCTCGACCAGACAAAACTACCCATTGCCGAGGAGTTCCTCTATCTTGATACTCGACAATCCATATTCGAGGCTATCAAGAAACTACGCGTCAGAGGTGCTCCTGCTATAGGAATCGCTGCTGCATATGGCATCTATGTGTGTCTGTCACAGAAGGAGTACCAGAGCCTTGAGGATATGGAACAGGACATGAAGGAACTTACAGAGTATTTTGCTTCCAGTCGTCCCACTGCAGTGAACCTGTTCTGGGCATTGGACCGCATGAACAAGACCTTCAATGAATTACGCATCAAGCCAGGTAGCAAGCAAACGGATATACTTGCATCGTTATTGCAGGAGAGCAATACCATTTTCAATGAAGACCAGGAGATGGGCAAGGCAATTGGAATGCATGGGCTGTCTCTCTTTGACAAGAGGAAACAGTGGGGTGTGATGACACACTGCAATGCAGGAGGATTGGCCACCAGTGGATATGGAACCGCTCTTGCCCCACTCTACCTTGGTCATGAACAAGGGTATCAATTCAAGGTCTATTCAAATGAGACAAGACCGTTGTTACAGGGAAGTAGACTTACTGCCTATGAACTTGCAAAAGGTGGCCTTGATGTCACGGTTCTATGTGATAATATGGTATCATTGGTGATGAAGGAAAAGAAAATCGATGCCGTAATTGTAGGTGCTGATCGGATAGCTGCTAATGGGGATACAGCAAACAAGATAGGCACCAGTGGTGTAGCGATACTTGCTCGCTATTATAACATTCCTTTTTATGTAGCGGCTCCAAGTTCAACGTTTGATACTTCAACAGAGACAGGCAGCGATATTGTTATCGAGTTGCGTGACGGAGATGAGGTGATTAATGGTTTTGGAAAACGTACGGGACCTAAGGATGCACAGGTGTACAATCCTGCTTTTGATGTAACCGATGCTTCGCTTATTACCGCCATTATTACAGAGAAAGGTATTATTGAGTCCCCAACTGCAGAGAAGATCAGAAATCATCTCAGCAAGTAA
- a CDS encoding BMP family ABC transporter substrate-binding protein → MKKFVGFIAMVLIAGLLFAAGSAEKTSQETGLNIAIITTPSGVDDGSFNQDNYNGILAFIDENPEAQVTAIREPSGDVAAALKTAADVVAEYDVLVCTGFQFAGIGELAKENPETKFILVDTYPTDATGNNIELPNVYAMTFAEQESGFFAGVAAALETKTNKVAVVNGVAYPSNVNYQYGFESGVIYANKKLGTKAELVELASQAGTDVTGANVGGNYVGSFADEATGKVIGQQLLGQGVDTVFVAAGASGNGVFTAAKESNGKLHVIGCDVDQWDDGKVGNDNIILTSVLKVMSLNVHRALSSIQDGTFEGANVLLKADTDSTGFVKENGRNQLESSTIGKLDEAYKLVQDGTLVPASNFGGFTPEGFKVN, encoded by the coding sequence ATGAAGAAATTTGTTGGATTTATCGCAATGGTTCTTATCGCTGGTCTGTTATTCGCAGCAGGTTCGGCAGAAAAGACATCACAGGAAACAGGTCTGAATATTGCCATTATCACCACCCCAAGCGGTGTCGATGATGGGTCGTTCAACCAGGACAACTATAATGGGATACTGGCATTCATCGACGAGAATCCCGAAGCGCAAGTAACGGCTATTCGTGAACCCAGTGGAGATGTGGCGGCTGCTCTGAAAACTGCAGCTGATGTCGTAGCTGAGTATGATGTACTGGTATGTACAGGATTCCAGTTTGCAGGTATCGGTGAGTTGGCTAAGGAAAATCCCGAAACTAAGTTCATCCTGGTAGATACCTACCCCACTGATGCTACAGGAAACAACATTGAGCTTCCCAATGTATATGCAATGACCTTTGCAGAACAGGAAAGTGGATTCTTTGCTGGCGTAGCAGCTGCCCTTGAAACCAAGACAAACAAGGTTGCGGTTGTCAATGGTGTTGCCTACCCTTCAAACGTAAACTACCAGTATGGCTTTGAGAGTGGTGTCATCTATGCAAACAAGAAACTCGGAACCAAAGCTGAACTCGTTGAACTGGCCTCCCAGGCAGGTACCGATGTTACCGGTGCGAATGTAGGTGGTAACTATGTCGGTTCTTTCGCAGATGAGGCAACTGGCAAAGTAATCGGACAGCAGCTGCTTGGTCAGGGTGTAGATACTGTTTTTGTTGCTGCCGGAGCCAGCGGGAACGGAGTCTTTACTGCAGCAAAAGAGAGTAATGGCAAGCTGCACGTCATCGGATGCGATGTTGACCAGTGGGATGACGGCAAGGTCGGAAACGACAACATTATCCTTACCAGTGTCTTGAAAGTGATGAGCCTGAATGTACATCGTGCACTCTCCAGTATCCAGGACGGTACCTTCGAGGGCGCCAATGTATTGCTGAAAGCTGACACAGATTCAACTGGGTTTGTGAAAGAGAATGGTCGTAACCAGCTCGAATCTTCCACGATCGGGAAGCTTGATGAAGCCTACAAATTGGTTCAGGATGGAACACTCGTTCCTGCCTCCAACTTTGGCGGATTCACTCCTGAGGGATTCAAGGTAAACTAA
- a CDS encoding ABC transporter permease yields MDSIIIEGIAFSIPLFIIAIGGIYSEGSGVINLALEGLLGFGAFAGGLSYALLSSVITGNPLLLIYASLAFAMVGGALLASLHALMCIKFKANQVISGVVINMLSVALTAFLANQINASVFGQPSNKFLLEIFPKVTVPFLSRIPILGAVFTDLYTFIPIIVVVAFLMAYIFYKTPFGMHIRACGDNPHAVAAAGGNVMKIRFVSVLVSGALAGLGGMCFAYSISTTFSPNIYMGFGYLAIAAYIFGSWKISRTFLACILFGFARSAGYVLVQKLELASSFGDLVLTLPYIVTLVLLLFFSSKTKAPRALGDVYE; encoded by the coding sequence ATGGACAGTATCATCATCGAAGGAATCGCATTCTCCATCCCGCTCTTCATCATCGCAATCGGGGGCATCTACAGTGAGGGAAGCGGGGTGATAAACCTCGCCCTGGAAGGACTGCTTGGCTTTGGGGCCTTTGCAGGAGGGCTGAGTTATGCTCTTCTGAGCAGTGTCATCACCGGCAATCCTCTCTTGCTTATCTATGCTTCCTTGGCATTTGCCATGGTCGGAGGAGCCTTGCTTGCATCACTTCATGCACTGATGTGTATCAAGTTCAAGGCTAATCAGGTTATCAGCGGTGTGGTTATCAACATGCTCAGTGTAGCCCTCACAGCCTTTCTTGCAAACCAGATCAATGCATCAGTTTTTGGACAACCATCGAACAAGTTCCTCTTGGAGATCTTTCCCAAGGTTACCGTTCCCTTCCTATCAAGAATTCCTATCTTAGGAGCTGTCTTTACTGATCTGTACACCTTTATCCCGATTATTGTTGTGGTTGCATTCCTCATGGCATACATCTTCTATAAGACTCCGTTCGGTATGCATATCCGCGCTTGTGGGGACAATCCCCACGCAGTGGCTGCCGCCGGCGGGAATGTCATGAAAATCCGCTTTGTCTCGGTATTGGTCAGCGGTGCTCTGGCAGGGCTTGGGGGCATGTGTTTTGCCTACTCTATCTCTACCACGTTTTCCCCGAACATCTATATGGGTTTTGGTTATCTTGCCATTGCTGCCTATATCTTCGGTTCTTGGAAAATTAGCCGGACATTCCTTGCTTGTATTCTTTTCGGCTTTGCCAGGAGTGCTGGATATGTGCTGGTACAGAAGCTGGAATTGGCATCTTCCTTTGGGGACCTCGTCCTTACCCTTCCCTATATCGTTACCCTGGTCTTGCTGCTCTTTTTCTCATCAAAGACCAAGGCCCCAAGAGCTCTTGGGGATGTATACGAATAA
- a CDS encoding ABC transporter substrate-binding protein, which produces MRRTLLVVLLLAIPMMVFAGGAAEKAAPVKQIRVADQVPGLITPGVWDGQVFSMNSSIYEYLMEINAETGELDPVLATSWETDAGKVWIFKLREGVKFHNGSDFTAEDVKFTLERTQDPDLGHLKKSDFEVMESVRVIDDYTVEITLKEPRPTFVYQMTDYSMAILSSEYDYDSFGETKPMGTGPFMMSQLVPKESALLEKNPNYWVEGLPKVDQIAIYFVGDIDASISMLESDRVDVVPFITPEIKQRLDGVDGISVISPYQEQRFISMRVDEAPFDDNRVRLAFKYAMDPEIIARSTAKMELGDGVYYNETPIMNALAEYKELPLRERNIAKAKELLAEAGYPNGLSTELYYASDHPFGKELSQTVKELAAEAGFDIELKGYTRDVYLSQYWLNVPISLTGWGGRIDPSMLLALAFKGGGPWNESHLDAPALNDLIEKISGEADPDQRMSYYHDLQEWFYENGPLINVQVPYLVAINDSVVGYRQPITMLPQYKYMDIL; this is translated from the coding sequence ATGCGACGTACATTACTAGTAGTACTTTTACTTGCAATACCTATGATGGTATTTGCAGGAGGAGCCGCTGAGAAAGCAGCTCCTGTTAAACAGATCCGAGTAGCAGACCAGGTCCCTGGATTGATAACCCCGGGTGTCTGGGATGGTCAGGTATTCTCCATGAACTCATCCATCTATGAGTATCTTATGGAAATCAATGCAGAAACCGGTGAACTTGATCCTGTGCTTGCAACAAGCTGGGAAACCGACGCTGGTAAGGTCTGGATCTTTAAGCTGAGAGAGGGTGTCAAGTTCCACAATGGTTCTGATTTTACCGCTGAGGATGTGAAATTTACACTTGAAAGAACCCAGGATCCTGATCTTGGACATCTGAAGAAGTCTGACTTTGAGGTTATGGAATCTGTGCGTGTAATTGATGATTATACGGTTGAGATAACGCTCAAAGAGCCTCGCCCGACTTTTGTATATCAGATGACCGACTACAGTATGGCAATCCTTTCCAGCGAGTATGACTATGACTCCTTCGGAGAAACCAAGCCAATGGGTACTGGTCCTTTCATGATGAGTCAGTTGGTTCCCAAGGAATCTGCATTACTCGAGAAGAATCCAAACTACTGGGTAGAAGGACTTCCCAAGGTCGATCAGATTGCCATTTACTTTGTAGGCGATATTGATGCCAGCATCTCCATGCTTGAATCTGATCGTGTAGATGTCGTTCCTTTCATCACCCCAGAGATTAAGCAGCGTCTTGATGGTGTTGATGGCATTTCTGTCATCTCTCCTTACCAGGAACAGAGATTCATCTCCATGCGTGTTGATGAGGCTCCCTTTGATGACAACCGCGTCCGATTGGCTTTCAAGTATGCCATGGATCCAGAGATAATTGCCCGCAGTACCGCTAAAATGGAACTGGGCGATGGAGTCTACTATAATGAGACCCCGATCATGAATGCATTGGCTGAGTACAAAGAGTTGCCATTACGTGAGAGAAATATTGCAAAGGCAAAGGAATTGCTTGCAGAAGCTGGCTATCCTAATGGCTTGAGCACTGAACTCTACTACGCTTCTGACCACCCATTTGGTAAGGAGCTCAGCCAGACGGTCAAGGAATTGGCTGCTGAGGCTGGATTCGATATTGAGCTGAAGGGATATACCCGTGACGTGTACCTCTCACAGTACTGGTTGAATGTTCCCATCTCCCTCACCGGGTGGGGTGGTCGTATTGACCCATCCATGTTGCTCGCCCTTGCCTTTAAGGGCGGTGGTCCTTGGAACGAGTCCCATCTGGACGCACCTGCTCTCAACGATCTAATTGAAAAGATTTCCGGTGAGGCAGATCCTGATCAGCGTATGAGCTACTACCATGATCTTCAGGAATGGTTCTATGAGAATGGGCCACTGATCAACGTACAGGTTCCATATCTGGTGGCGATCAATGACAGTGTTGTTGGTTACCGGCAGCCGATTACCATGCTTCCACAATATAAGTACATGGATATTCTATGA
- a CDS encoding DeoR/GlpR family DNA-binding transcription regulator gives MIPYVRQNQIYSYIKMKQIAYIEELLELTNVSLPTVRRDLKKLEEEGKIILLNGGGVRPNEEAEHSVVARLEVNSEEKYLICSKAAKSLENNEFIYLGPGTTENFLIGFLAGKHCTVVTNGIFHLPKLLEYKIKTIIIGGSLDHSYGITHGPEVYGNIDTMNFSTCIIGASAITKGGVSSFDHDVSVINKLVLKRSKKRILIADSTKFSAFSHHEFAKVDDFNCIITTEKAGIKANEIKNLVIAQPSDL, from the coding sequence ATGATTCCCTACGTACGTCAGAACCAGATTTATTCATATATTAAAATGAAGCAGATTGCCTACATTGAAGAGTTGCTGGAATTGACAAACGTCTCTCTTCCAACCGTTCGTCGTGATCTCAAGAAACTGGAAGAAGAAGGAAAAATTATTCTTCTCAATGGCGGCGGGGTAAGGCCAAATGAAGAGGCCGAACACTCGGTAGTAGCCAGGCTGGAGGTTAATTCTGAAGAGAAATACCTAATCTGCAGTAAAGCCGCAAAATCGCTTGAGAATAATGAATTCATATATCTCGGCCCGGGTACTACGGAAAACTTCCTCATTGGGTTTCTGGCAGGCAAGCATTGCACCGTGGTTACCAATGGTATTTTCCATCTTCCGAAACTATTGGAGTACAAGATCAAGACGATTATTATTGGAGGATCCCTCGATCATAGCTATGGGATTACCCATGGTCCTGAGGTATATGGGAACATTGATACAATGAATTTCAGTACATGCATCATTGGTGCAAGTGCAATCACGAAGGGAGGCGTATCGTCTTTTGACCATGATGTCTCAGTTATCAATAAACTCGTGCTTAAACGTTCAAAAAAACGGATCCTTATTGCAGATTCCACCAAATTCTCTGCTTTCAGTCATCACGAATTTGCCAAGGTTGATGACTTCAATTGTATCATTACTACAGAAAAAGCAGGGATTAAAGCAAATGAAATAAAGAATCTTGTCATTGCTCAACCCTCTGATCTATAA
- a CDS encoding ABC transporter permease, producing MLKKPNSVKRLFISCCGPGKHQLLRVSLFCIFLSLLAGAVLLLLLGKNPLEAYRSILQGAGILPKARYAGKKSQLTDFMSLLNYTTPMIFAALSVAIALKSGIFNICVSGIMVFSGFLATVLVGYSSLAPMIAKPLVILIGIVAGGLIGVLIGYLRHRFNMNEVVVAIMLNYIISYVVSFFIQTKFVDPITRQSVEVGQNARLTLFDYPVMHLKMEINLVFPLALITVFFIRYLINRTRFGFELKAVGLNSKASNYAGINVGKTMVTTMLISGALAGLAGVTYYLGSNASIQPRVLPSLGFDSIAVALLGNTTAIGSFFASLLVMVFDSGTTYMSSRMQVLREIAALITSILLLFSAIGIFFRALANRYAREVEEV from the coding sequence ATGTTGAAAAAGCCTAATAGTGTCAAACGCTTATTTATTTCCTGTTGTGGTCCAGGCAAGCACCAACTACTCAGGGTAAGTCTGTTTTGTATATTTCTCAGCCTCCTTGCTGGAGCGGTATTGCTGTTGCTGCTCGGGAAAAACCCACTTGAAGCGTACCGGAGCATTCTCCAAGGTGCCGGTATTCTTCCCAAGGCACGATATGCTGGAAAAAAGAGTCAGCTTACCGACTTTATGAGTTTGCTTAATTACACGACTCCCATGATTTTTGCCGCACTTTCTGTTGCTATTGCCCTGAAGAGTGGAATCTTCAATATTTGTGTTTCCGGTATCATGGTATTTTCCGGATTCTTGGCAACAGTCTTGGTGGGATACTCTTCCCTTGCTCCCATGATTGCCAAGCCGTTGGTTATCCTGATTGGGATCGTAGCTGGCGGCCTGATAGGGGTGTTGATCGGGTACCTGAGACACCGCTTCAACATGAATGAGGTAGTGGTGGCGATCATGCTCAACTACATCATCAGTTATGTAGTCAGCTTCTTTATCCAGACCAAGTTTGTTGACCCAATCACTCGCCAGTCAGTAGAGGTTGGACAGAATGCAAGATTAACTCTTTTTGACTACCCTGTCATGCATTTAAAAATGGAAATTAATCTTGTTTTCCCTCTTGCCCTGATTACTGTATTTTTCATTCGTTACTTGATCAACCGCACCCGATTTGGATTTGAACTGAAGGCAGTTGGACTGAACAGTAAGGCCAGCAACTATGCAGGGATCAATGTTGGAAAAACTATGGTAACAACGATGTTGATCAGTGGCGCGCTTGCAGGTTTGGCCGGTGTTACCTACTACCTGGGAAGCAATGCATCGATCCAACCCAGGGTACTCCCTTCCCTAGGGTTTGACTCCATTGCGGTCGCTCTCCTTGGCAATACAACCGCCATTGGAAGCTTCTTCGCATCCCTATTGGTCATGGTATTCGACTCAGGTACGACCTACATGTCCTCAAGAATGCAGGTGCTCCGAGAGATTGCTGCACTCATCACCAGTATCCTGCTGTTGTTCAGTGCAATTGGTATTTTCTTCAGGGCACTTGCAAACCGCTATGCCCGCGAAGTTGAGGAGGTTTGA